In Planctomycetia bacterium, the following proteins share a genomic window:
- a CDS encoding tetratricopeptide repeat protein: MPLSTTDRVIRVFVSSTFRDMMQERDLLVKEVFPALRRLCARRFVTFTEVDLRWGITEEQAQEGQVLPLCLAEIERSRPYFIGLLGERYGWTSHETQPELIARQPWLREHLLDHTSVTELEILHGVLRDPSMDGHAYFYFRDPSYLTRLPPEVNPDDYQSENDEAKTKLAALKKRILTAQDNGTCICQVDYADPQTVAGWILDDFTALINRLYPEAEVLDPLAQERLGHDAHARNKLFACIDRPQHQEALRAFAERTDRQGKGLVVTGDSGCGKTVLFAAWAHDWAQNHPDDFLFQHYFGASPSSTSPDGFVSRLLGELKQRFDVPDEIPVGSDKLREALPHWLAKAIGKRRIVLVLDGLNQVQGTDVERRLNFLPSSFPPHVTVLASSLPGPALDALRERGWNEHHLLLADRSEIDAMVGEYFRIHSRHVDVEGRPLDTTLRWQLVAAPGCENPLFLRTLLEELRQFGSFEKLPARVAHYLEADTPQALFQRVLIRWQEDFDRQDQPREPGKPGLVRRALMHLWAARQGLSEGEWLDLLGTGYSPLPRAHWSPLFLALEPHLSQRSGLFAFGHDFLRQAVDTEFLSSQESRVAAHVAMAKYFEQHLHQQDMSQRKAAEWPYQRHAAATIRGIDGDSLWNRLEGCLTDVPLFLALYNAQSKWELTAYWQPLRRLNRDMAECYLKTADRHVTHYEQGPMTLEGDEYCAYFLGMVGRFLSDNGLFSAAQPLTERSLAAWEQIRGPEHHNTLAIRTTLAYLLERQGDYAGAERHFRRLMAIQESIAGSDRSALASAMNNLANFLTTTSQLDEAVTLARRALVIQEECFGPQSKEVLSPLNNLAHLLKVTNRLSEAEQLTRRALKTARNKLGQESDIYQCVLNNYSGILLTAGRYEEADVRYREALGLAERIYGVKHPRYSASVNNLACLMKSLGRFEEAESLLRKALKIDEECFGSEHPTVATRLSNLAGVLLATSRTSEAESLVRRALLIDERSRGPDHPTVAIRICNLAEILGSTQRIDEGEQMARRALETLEKGLGSEHPDVACCLDNLGALIQKTGRVDEAELVMRRAIDINERSFGMEHPNVAASLGNLATLLQENNRTVEAEPLIRRALRVLEKSVGPNHPDVARQLNNLAQLLISAERTEEAEPMMHRALKIAEGCHGPDHLNVVAYLNNMAGLMEKTCRPQEAERILRRALAIEEVAFGSDAPSLAPALNKLAMLLANQKQYKEAEVLMLRQAEILLRLTLSGKSHPGCTTALEKYGYLLTLRGYSKKDVLAKLGQLSEGVLSRYGIGEAPMSKKKSWWRFWK; this comes from the coding sequence ATGCCACTATCCACGACCGACCGCGTCATCCGGGTATTCGTCTCCTCCACGTTCCGCGACATGATGCAGGAACGCGATCTGTTGGTCAAAGAAGTCTTTCCGGCGCTGCGGCGACTCTGTGCGCGGCGGTTCGTCACGTTCACCGAGGTCGACCTCCGCTGGGGCATTACCGAAGAACAAGCTCAAGAGGGGCAGGTGCTCCCGTTGTGCTTGGCCGAGATCGAACGCAGTCGGCCGTACTTTATCGGTCTGCTCGGCGAGCGCTACGGTTGGACTTCCCATGAAACTCAGCCCGAGTTAATCGCACGGCAACCGTGGTTGCGTGAGCATCTTCTAGACCACACATCGGTCACCGAACTGGAAATTTTGCACGGCGTGCTACGCGATCCCTCGATGGATGGTCATGCCTATTTCTACTTTCGCGATCCGTCCTACCTCACGCGCCTCCCCCCCGAAGTGAACCCGGACGATTACCAAAGCGAGAATGACGAAGCCAAGACCAAGCTCGCCGCTTTGAAAAAAAGAATCCTGACCGCGCAGGATAACGGCACCTGCATATGCCAGGTCGATTATGCCGACCCACAAACCGTCGCGGGCTGGATTCTTGATGACTTTACCGCACTCATCAATCGCCTCTATCCGGAAGCTGAAGTTCTCGATCCGTTGGCACAAGAGCGTCTAGGACACGATGCCCATGCCAGAAACAAATTGTTCGCCTGTATTGATCGTCCACAGCATCAGGAAGCTCTACGGGCCTTCGCCGAGCGGACGGATCGTCAAGGGAAAGGGCTAGTTGTCACGGGCGACAGCGGCTGCGGCAAGACGGTGCTGTTCGCAGCCTGGGCCCACGATTGGGCCCAGAACCATCCGGATGATTTTCTCTTCCAGCATTACTTCGGCGCGTCCCCCTCCAGCACCTCGCCCGACGGTTTCGTGAGTCGCTTGCTGGGCGAGTTGAAACAGCGATTCGACGTTCCCGACGAGATTCCGGTCGGCTCCGACAAACTACGAGAGGCGCTCCCGCACTGGCTGGCGAAGGCGATCGGCAAAAGGCGGATCGTGCTTGTCCTCGACGGGCTCAATCAAGTGCAAGGGACCGACGTCGAACGGCGGTTGAACTTCTTGCCGAGCAGCTTTCCGCCGCACGTCACGGTGCTTGCCTCGTCGCTCCCCGGTCCGGCGCTCGATGCCCTCCGCGAGCGCGGTTGGAACGAACACCACCTGCTGTTGGCAGACCGGTCCGAGATCGACGCCATGGTCGGCGAATATTTCCGCATCCATTCCCGTCATGTCGACGTCGAAGGGCGTCCGCTCGATACAACGCTGAGGTGGCAATTGGTCGCGGCGCCCGGCTGCGAAAACCCGCTCTTCCTCCGTACACTACTGGAAGAGCTACGCCAGTTCGGCAGTTTCGAGAAACTTCCCGCGCGCGTTGCCCATTATCTGGAAGCCGACACTCCCCAGGCCCTTTTCCAGCGCGTGCTCATTCGCTGGCAGGAAGATTTCGACCGTCAGGACCAGCCCCGCGAACCGGGGAAACCTGGCCTCGTCCGCCGCGCTCTGATGCATTTGTGGGCGGCGCGTCAGGGGCTGTCGGAAGGCGAATGGCTCGATTTGTTGGGAACCGGCTACTCGCCGCTCCCGCGGGCCCATTGGTCGCCGTTGTTCTTGGCCTTGGAACCCCACCTCAGTCAACGCTCGGGCCTGTTCGCCTTCGGCCACGATTTTCTGCGGCAAGCAGTCGACACCGAATTCCTTAGTTCTCAAGAATCACGGGTAGCCGCCCACGTGGCGATGGCCAAGTACTTCGAGCAACACCTACACCAACAGGATATGAGCCAGCGAAAAGCGGCGGAATGGCCGTATCAGCGCCATGCCGCTGCAACGATACGCGGCATCGACGGTGACTCGCTTTGGAATCGCCTTGAAGGGTGTCTCACCGACGTACCTCTGTTCTTAGCACTCTACAACGCACAGTCCAAGTGGGAGCTAACGGCTTATTGGCAGCCATTGAGACGACTGAACCGCGACATGGCGGAGTGTTACTTGAAGACGGCTGATCGCCATGTGACGCACTACGAGCAAGGTCCAATGACTCTCGAAGGGGACGAATACTGCGCCTATTTTCTCGGCATGGTGGGCCGGTTCTTGTCGGACAACGGGCTCTTTTCGGCCGCACAGCCGCTGACAGAGCGGTCTCTGGCCGCCTGGGAACAGATTCGAGGACCGGAGCATCACAACACACTCGCGATCCGGACCACCTTGGCGTACTTGCTGGAAAGGCAAGGGGACTACGCTGGTGCCGAGCGTCACTTCCGTCGCTTGATGGCCATACAGGAATCAATAGCGGGATCGGATCGGTCCGCGCTGGCGAGTGCGATGAATAATCTAGCGAACTTCTTGACGACTACAAGTCAGCTTGATGAAGCGGTGACGCTCGCACGACGCGCTCTTGTCATCCAGGAGGAATGCTTTGGCCCGCAAAGCAAGGAAGTTCTTTCCCCCCTGAATAATCTCGCACACTTGCTGAAGGTCACCAACCGACTTTCCGAAGCCGAGCAGCTGACGCGTAGAGCGTTGAAAACTGCGCGAAACAAGCTCGGACAAGAAAGCGACATCTATCAGTGCGTGCTCAATAATTATTCGGGCATTCTGCTGACAGCCGGACGCTATGAGGAGGCTGATGTACGATATCGCGAGGCACTGGGCCTTGCTGAACGCATTTATGGGGTAAAGCATCCCCGTTATTCCGCCAGCGTGAACAATCTTGCCTGCTTGATGAAATCGCTAGGCCGGTTTGAAGAAGCCGAATCACTGCTCCGAAAAGCTCTGAAGATCGACGAGGAGTGCTTTGGCTCAGAGCATCCGACTGTCGCAACGCGCCTCAGCAACTTGGCGGGAGTTTTGCTTGCAACGAGCCGCACATCCGAAGCGGAGTCGTTGGTCCGACGAGCATTGCTGATCGATGAACGAAGTCGGGGGCCGGATCACCCAACAGTTGCTATCCGGATATGCAATCTCGCCGAAATACTCGGGAGCACGCAACGCATAGATGAAGGCGAGCAGATGGCACGCCGGGCGCTGGAAACTCTTGAGAAGGGGTTGGGGTCGGAGCATCCCGACGTCGCATGTTGTCTCGACAACCTAGGCGCCTTAATTCAAAAGACTGGCCGAGTCGACGAAGCCGAACTAGTAATGCGTCGGGCGATTGACATTAACGAGCGCAGCTTTGGAATGGAACATCCCAATGTCGCCGCCTCGCTCGGTAATCTAGCGACGCTATTGCAAGAAAACAATCGCACCGTCGAAGCCGAGCCACTGATTCGCCGGGCACTAAGAGTCCTAGAGAAGAGCGTCGGACCGAACCACCCCGACGTTGCTAGGCAATTGAACAACCTGGCGCAGTTGCTGATTAGCGCGGAACGTACTGAAGAAGCAGAGCCGATGATGCATCGGGCACTGAAGATCGCCGAAGGATGCCACGGCCCAGACCACCTAAATGTCGTCGCATATCTAAACAATATGGCCGGCTTGATGGAGAAGACCTGCCGGCCGCAGGAGGCGGAGCGGATATTGCGCCGCGCGCTGGCAATCGAGGAAGTAGCGTTTGGCTCCGACGCCCCGTCCCTTGCCCCTGCTCTCAACAAACTGGCGATGCTTCTGGCGAATCAGAAACAATACAAGGAAGCGGAAGTGCTGATGCTGCGTCAGGCGGAAATCTTGCTTCGCCTAACGCTTTCCGGCAAGAGTCATCCAGGTTGCACGACGGCACTGGAAAAATATGGGTATCTTCTCACTCTCAGGGGCTATTCAAAGAAAGATGTTCTTGCGAAGCTCGGTCAACTGTCGGAAGGTGTGCTCAGCAGATACGGAATTGGCGAGGCTCCGATGTCGAAGAAGAAGTCATGGTGGAGATTCTGGAAGTAA